One genomic window of Psychrobacillus sp. INOP01 includes the following:
- a CDS encoding putative holin-like toxin, with amino-acid sequence MLLLTVFESLVIMISFSSLLVALITLSFSMTRKK; translated from the coding sequence GTGTTGCTTTTGACTGTTTTCGAATCGCTTGTAATAATGATTAGTTTTTCTTCGCTACTTGTAGCTCTTATTACGCTTAGCTTTTCAATGACACGGAAAAAGTAA
- a CDS encoding DUF378 domain-containing protein → MGFIHRLALALVIIGAINWGLIGFFEFDLVASIFGGQTALFSKVIYALVGISGLICIPLLFRTDDEEVVETSRQSSRNLQYGTEFGEEPEFKDINEVASKENELKK, encoded by the coding sequence ATGGGATTCATACATCGGCTTGCTTTAGCCCTCGTTATAATTGGTGCAATTAACTGGGGATTGATCGGCTTTTTCGAATTCGATTTAGTCGCTTCTATTTTCGGAGGGCAGACTGCACTATTTTCTAAAGTGATCTATGCATTGGTTGGCATAAGTGGCTTAATCTGCATTCCACTTTTATTTCGAACGGATGATGAAGAAGTAGTTGAAACAAGTAGACAAAGTTCTCGCAACCTTCAATATGGAACTGAATTCGGTGAAGAACCTGAATTCAAAGATATAAACGAAGTCGCTTCGAAAGAGAATGAGCTGAAAAAATAA
- a CDS encoding EAL and HDOD domain-containing protein yields the protein MDIFVARQPIFTKNEHIFAFELLYRDSGINSFPDIDGDLATLEVLTHSFLTIGINNLVGEKLCFINFTENLLDNTVFNKIPPKRIVVEVLEDIPITPSLIQKLKYIKKLGFLLALDDFILHKNINLYDELFSLVNFIKVDFILSKPSERQVIEKIVKKNYPHIVLLAEKVETREEFYDAKEAGYGLFQGYFFAKPEIIKGTDIPVNMAQYFRIISLLSNHSSSIEQIAEEIERDVSLSFKVLKIINSPAARKKSKIRSIKQAVVMLGLEELNHWLYVLMLRESKVNSNGDGMALIEASLFRAKLCELLAKKQFLQNSSEYLLVGMFSLIDTLLHQEMNHLLQELPLTDEVVETLSGKRTDMTPYLELSVACDEVRWDDIIAGAEAIGVDHATLNKYYLEARSWAMDIIS from the coding sequence ATGGATATTTTTGTGGCGAGACAGCCTATCTTTACAAAAAATGAGCATATTTTTGCCTTCGAATTATTGTATCGTGATAGTGGTATTAATTCTTTTCCTGATATAGATGGGGATTTGGCAACTTTAGAGGTATTAACTCATTCATTTTTGACGATAGGCATAAATAACCTTGTGGGAGAAAAATTGTGTTTTATTAATTTTACGGAAAATTTATTAGACAATACAGTATTTAATAAAATTCCGCCTAAACGCATAGTTGTGGAAGTATTAGAAGATATTCCAATCACACCATCTTTAATCCAGAAGCTTAAATACATTAAAAAGTTAGGTTTTTTACTTGCTTTAGATGATTTTATTTTACATAAAAATATAAATTTATATGATGAGTTATTTAGTTTAGTTAATTTTATCAAAGTTGATTTTATTTTGAGCAAACCTTCTGAGAGGCAAGTTATTGAAAAAATTGTGAAGAAAAATTATCCTCATATTGTACTTTTAGCTGAAAAAGTTGAGACACGCGAGGAATTTTATGATGCAAAAGAGGCTGGATACGGATTATTTCAAGGTTACTTTTTTGCCAAACCAGAGATTATTAAAGGGACTGACATCCCTGTTAATATGGCGCAATATTTTCGAATTATTAGCTTGCTTAGCAACCATTCTTCTTCTATTGAACAAATAGCTGAGGAAATCGAGCGTGATGTGTCACTCTCCTTCAAAGTTTTGAAAATTATTAACTCACCAGCCGCTAGAAAAAAATCTAAAATTCGTTCCATTAAACAAGCGGTAGTGATGTTGGGGCTAGAAGAATTGAATCATTGGTTATATGTATTAATGTTAAGAGAGTCGAAAGTAAATTCTAATGGAGATGGAATGGCTCTTATTGAAGCATCCTTATTCCGGGCAAAGCTTTGTGAGCTATTGGCTAAAAAGCAATTTTTGCAAAACTCCTCTGAATATCTTTTAGTAGGAATGTTTTCCTTAATCGATACATTACTGCATCAGGAGATGAATCATTTACTTCAAGAACTTCCACTTACGGATGAGGTAGTAGAAACGCTTTCCGGGAAACGTACTGATATGACTCCTTATTTAGAGCTTTCCGTAGCTTGTGATGAAGTGAGATGGGATGACATAATAGCGGGTGCAGAGGCTATCGGTGTCGATCACGCTACGTTAAACAAATATTATTTAGAAGCCCGTAGTTGGGCTATGGATATAATAAGTTAA
- a CDS encoding enoyl-CoA hydratase-related protein, whose product MESIRYTQQGNLAYVTLNRPDALNAFNYEMLRKLGDITESIRINPDIRVVIFTGAGEKSFSVGADLKERRTLTDQQVKRNIYKIGELFTAIENLPQPTIAMLNGYAFGGGTELALACDFRIASNDIQLGLTETSLAIIPGAGGTQRLPRLIGESKALELILTAKRLNAEEALSYGLVTKVTTREALEEETVTFATLMLANGPIALQQAKFAVKHGMNVDLQTGLSIERKAYEVTIPTEDRLEALQAFVEKRKPVFKGN is encoded by the coding sequence ATGGAATCCATCCGTTATACACAACAGGGGAATTTAGCATATGTCACTTTAAACAGACCTGACGCATTAAATGCATTTAACTATGAGATGCTACGTAAACTTGGAGATATTACAGAGTCTATTCGCATTAATCCGGATATTCGTGTTGTTATTTTCACAGGTGCAGGAGAAAAGTCGTTTAGTGTTGGTGCAGACTTAAAGGAACGAAGAACATTAACTGATCAACAAGTTAAACGTAATATATACAAAATTGGAGAATTATTTACTGCAATTGAAAACCTTCCACAGCCAACAATAGCTATGCTAAATGGCTATGCTTTTGGGGGCGGAACAGAATTAGCACTTGCCTGTGATTTTAGAATTGCCTCAAATGATATTCAACTTGGTTTAACTGAGACAAGTTTGGCCATAATCCCAGGAGCCGGTGGAACACAACGTCTCCCAAGACTTATCGGAGAATCGAAAGCATTAGAACTAATTTTAACTGCTAAAAGACTAAATGCAGAAGAAGCACTGTCGTATGGGTTAGTAACCAAGGTAACAACGAGAGAAGCACTGGAGGAAGAAACAGTAACTTTTGCAACACTGATGCTTGCAAATGGACCGATTGCATTACAACAAGCTAAGTTTGCGGTAAAACACGGGATGAATGTAGATCTACAAACTGGTCTAAGTATTGAAAGAAAAGCATATGAAGTCACTATACCTACAGAGGATCGATTAGAAGCACTGCAAGCCTTTGTAGAAAAAAGAAAGCCTGTTTTTAAAGGAAATTAA